From the Rhodococcus sp. NBC_00297 genome, one window contains:
- the trhA gene encoding PAQR family membrane homeostasis protein TrhA: MTVFGLDELPVKPRMRGWIHLYAFGVSVVCGIVLVVLAYSAVSVRAGLAITVYAVATCGLFGVSATYHRVHWQTVRSRTWMKRADHSMIFLFIAGSYTPFAVLGLPSRTGTIVLIVVWAGALAGVTLKMLWPTAPRWLGVPLYLVLGWAIVPVAGELTHRVGVGPMALLVAGGVFYSIGAILYATKWPNPWPTTFGHHEFFHAATVVAAVCHYVAVWLVLFT, translated from the coding sequence GTGACTGTCTTCGGGCTCGACGAACTGCCGGTGAAGCCGCGCATGCGCGGATGGATCCACCTGTACGCCTTCGGGGTGTCGGTGGTCTGCGGGATCGTGCTCGTGGTGCTCGCCTACTCGGCGGTGTCCGTCCGGGCCGGTCTCGCGATCACTGTCTACGCCGTCGCGACGTGCGGTCTCTTCGGAGTGAGCGCGACATACCACCGCGTCCACTGGCAGACCGTGCGCAGCCGGACGTGGATGAAGCGCGCCGATCACTCGATGATCTTCCTGTTCATCGCCGGCAGTTACACGCCGTTCGCAGTGCTCGGGCTGCCGAGCCGCACCGGCACCATCGTGCTGATCGTGGTGTGGGCCGGTGCGCTGGCCGGAGTGACGCTGAAGATGCTGTGGCCCACGGCCCCTCGCTGGCTGGGCGTGCCCCTGTATCTCGTGCTGGGCTGGGCCATCGTGCCGGTCGCGGGCGAACTCACCCATCGTGTGGGCGTCGGACCGATGGCACTGCTGGTGGCGGGCGGCGTGTTCTACAGCATCGGCGCGATTCTCTACGCAACGAAGTGGCCCAACCCGTGGCCCACCACGTTCGGCCATCACGAGTTCTTCCACGCCGCGACGGTCGTCGCCGCGGTGTGCCACTACGTCGCTGTGTGGCTGGTGCTCTTCACCTGA
- a CDS encoding thioredoxin domain-containing protein, which translates to MATRERNTLSDSTSPYLRQHADNPVHWQQWGDDALAWARERDVPVLLSVGYSACHWCHVMAHESFENDAIAEIMNANFVCIKVDREERPDIDAVYMNATVAMTGQGGWPMTAFLTPDAEPFYCGTYFPPTPRQGMPSFSQLLEAISETWRTRRDEVQQASASVVAELRRTAAGIPEGDRVVDAALLDEAVARVLADEDVPRGGFGGAPKFPPSSLVEGLLRHVERTGSEPARAAVGRTADAMARGGMYDQLGGGFARYSVDADWVVPHFEKMLYDNALLLRFYAHLARRGDAFAHRVAVDTADFLLRDLGTDDGCFASALDADTDGVEGLTYAWTPAQLVEVLGDEDGARAAQVFGVTDTGTFEEGASVLQLRAEPTDPERFARMRAALAASRATRPQPGRDDKVVTAWNGFAITALAEGGAALGYRNWVDAAARCADRILDLHRVDGRLRRASLGGVVGDAAAIAEDHGALAVALAALHQATGEARWLTAAEEVLDVALDHFADPEQPGSWFDTADDAETLVTRPRDPLDNATPSGAALITEALLTVAASSENSSRFGAAADRSLARASILLERAPRSAGHWLTVAEAAVAGPVQVAIATESVDDDLVRTARRVAAGGTVVVAGPPDSVPLLADRPLVSGESAAYVCHGFVCDRPVTDPEDLTALLVR; encoded by the coding sequence GTGGCCACCCGTGAGCGCAACACCCTGTCCGACTCGACGAGCCCCTACCTGCGTCAGCACGCCGACAATCCCGTGCACTGGCAGCAGTGGGGTGACGACGCCCTGGCGTGGGCTCGCGAACGAGACGTCCCGGTCCTGCTGTCGGTGGGCTACTCGGCGTGTCACTGGTGTCACGTGATGGCACACGAGTCGTTCGAGAACGACGCCATCGCGGAGATCATGAACGCGAACTTCGTGTGCATCAAGGTCGACCGCGAGGAACGCCCCGACATCGACGCCGTCTACATGAACGCGACGGTCGCGATGACGGGTCAGGGCGGTTGGCCGATGACGGCGTTCCTCACCCCCGACGCGGAACCGTTCTACTGCGGCACCTACTTCCCGCCCACACCTCGGCAGGGGATGCCGTCGTTCTCGCAGCTGCTCGAGGCCATCTCCGAGACGTGGCGCACCCGTCGTGACGAGGTGCAGCAGGCGTCGGCCTCGGTGGTCGCGGAACTGCGCAGGACCGCCGCGGGCATCCCGGAGGGCGACCGCGTCGTCGACGCCGCCCTGCTCGACGAGGCGGTGGCGCGCGTTCTGGCGGACGAGGACGTGCCGCGCGGCGGCTTCGGCGGAGCACCGAAGTTCCCACCGTCGTCTCTCGTGGAGGGGCTGCTCCGCCACGTCGAGCGCACCGGGTCGGAGCCTGCCCGCGCTGCGGTGGGCCGTACCGCCGACGCCATGGCCCGCGGCGGGATGTACGACCAGCTCGGGGGCGGTTTCGCCCGGTACTCCGTCGATGCGGACTGGGTGGTGCCGCACTTCGAGAAGATGCTCTACGACAACGCGTTGCTGCTGCGCTTCTACGCTCACCTGGCGCGCCGCGGCGATGCGTTCGCTCATCGTGTGGCCGTCGACACCGCCGACTTCCTCCTGCGCGATCTCGGCACGGACGACGGGTGCTTCGCCTCCGCCCTGGACGCCGACACCGACGGGGTGGAGGGGCTGACCTACGCGTGGACACCCGCGCAGCTGGTCGAGGTGCTGGGCGACGAGGACGGGGCTCGGGCCGCACAGGTGTTCGGGGTGACCGACACGGGCACGTTCGAGGAGGGGGCGTCCGTGTTGCAGCTGCGGGCCGAACCGACGGACCCCGAGCGTTTCGCACGCATGCGCGCAGCACTGGCCGCGTCGCGTGCCACGCGTCCTCAGCCGGGGCGCGACGACAAGGTGGTGACCGCCTGGAACGGCTTCGCGATCACGGCGCTGGCCGAGGGCGGCGCCGCGCTGGGGTACCGGAACTGGGTCGATGCGGCAGCACGCTGCGCGGACCGCATCCTGGACCTGCACCGCGTCGACGGCCGACTACGGCGTGCGTCCCTGGGCGGCGTCGTGGGCGATGCGGCGGCCATCGCGGAGGATCACGGCGCACTCGCCGTCGCTCTCGCCGCGCTGCACCAGGCGACCGGGGAGGCACGCTGGCTGACGGCGGCGGAGGAGGTACTCGACGTCGCGCTCGACCACTTCGCCGATCCTGAGCAGCCGGGCAGCTGGTTCGACACCGCCGACGACGCGGAGACGCTCGTGACCCGGCCTCGCGATCCACTCGACAACGCGACCCCGTCCGGAGCGGCACTGATCACCGAGGCTCTGCTGACGGTGGCCGCGTCCAGCGAGAACTCCTCGCGCTTCGGTGCGGCGGCGGACAGGTCGCTGGCGCGAGCGTCGATCCTGCTCGAGCGGGCACCCCGGTCGGCCGGCCACTGGCTGACCGTCGCGGAAGCCGCGGTGGCGGGACCGGTGCAGGTGGCGATCGCCACGGAGTCGGTCGACGACGACCTCGTGCGCACCGCCCGCCGCGTCGCCGCCGGCGGCACGGTGGTGGTCGCGGGTCCGCCCGACTCGGTCCCGCTGCTCGCGGATCGCCCGCTGGTGAGCGGCGAGTCGGCCGCGTACGTGTGTCACGGCTTCGTGTGCGACCGACCGGTCACCGACCCCGAGGACCTGACCGCACTCCTGGTCCGGTGA
- the mca gene encoding mycothiol conjugate amidase Mca produces MAVHAHPDDESSKGAATMARYAAEGNEVLVVTLTGGERGDILNPAMDIPGVRERMSEVRKEEMAAAAAILGVQQTWLGFVDSGLPEGNPLPPLPEGCFALVPLEESTEALVRVVRDFKPHVMTTYDEKGGYPHPDHIRCHEVSVAAYEAAADPEQFPGTGEAWEVSKLYYSHGFIRQRMQLFDDEMIASGQEGPFTEWLAQWPKDRGEIMERVTTQVECADYFQQRDDALRAHRTQIDPNGRFFAVPVDVQKKLWPTEEYELARTRVRTSLPETDLFAGIES; encoded by the coding sequence ATGGCAGTGCACGCCCATCCCGACGACGAGTCCTCCAAGGGCGCTGCCACCATGGCGCGTTACGCGGCCGAGGGCAATGAGGTGCTGGTGGTCACGCTCACCGGCGGTGAGCGCGGCGACATCCTCAACCCGGCCATGGACATCCCCGGTGTGCGCGAGCGCATGTCCGAGGTGCGCAAGGAGGAGATGGCCGCTGCCGCAGCCATTCTCGGGGTGCAGCAGACGTGGCTGGGGTTCGTGGACTCCGGTCTGCCGGAGGGAAATCCGCTGCCGCCGCTTCCCGAGGGATGCTTCGCGCTGGTGCCGCTCGAGGAGTCGACCGAGGCTCTGGTGCGCGTGGTGCGCGACTTCAAGCCGCACGTCATGACGACCTACGACGAGAAGGGTGGCTACCCCCACCCCGACCACATCCGCTGCCACGAGGTGTCGGTCGCCGCGTACGAGGCGGCCGCCGATCCCGAGCAGTTCCCCGGAACGGGCGAGGCGTGGGAGGTCTCGAAGCTCTACTACTCCCACGGCTTCATCCGCCAGCGCATGCAGTTGTTCGACGACGAGATGATCGCCTCCGGTCAGGAGGGGCCGTTCACGGAATGGCTCGCGCAGTGGCCGAAGGATCGCGGCGAGATCATGGAGCGCGTCACCACCCAGGTGGAGTGCGCGGACTACTTCCAGCAGCGCGACGACGCACTGCGTGCGCACCGCACCCAGATCGATCCGAACGGCCGCTTCTTCGCGGTCCCGGTCGACGTGCAGAAGAAGCTGTGGCCGACCGAGGAGTACGAGCTCGCGCGGACCCGCGTGCGCACGTCGCTGCCCGAGACCGACCTGTTCGCCGGGATAGAGTCCTAG
- a CDS encoding DUF4307 domain-containing protein, protein MSTTPQSLPEGRYPTSRGIAPSRVLAVALTLLVIALGVAVAYLGYTKFTTPDVDGTMVSFDIVGEDRVDVRLNVTRDDPSQPAVCIIRSRSRDGTETGRREVLIPASENGTEDVRSFVITSAAPGLADLYGCSLDVPEHLTPR, encoded by the coding sequence ATGTCCACCACGCCGCAGAGTCTCCCCGAGGGTCGCTACCCCACCAGTCGGGGAATCGCCCCGTCCCGTGTCCTCGCCGTGGCTCTGACGCTGCTGGTCATCGCGCTGGGCGTGGCCGTCGCCTACCTCGGATACACCAAGTTCACCACCCCCGACGTCGACGGGACGATGGTGTCGTTCGACATCGTCGGCGAGGACCGCGTCGACGTGCGCCTGAACGTGACCAGGGACGACCCGTCCCAGCCCGCGGTCTGCATCATCCGATCGCGATCGCGCGACGGAACCGAGACCGGGCGACGCGAAGTACTGATCCCGGCGTCCGAGAACGGCACCGAGGACGTCCGCAGCTTCGTGATCACCTCGGCCGCGCCGGGCCTCGCCGACCTCTACGGATGCAGCCTCGACGTGCCGGAACATCTCACACCTCGGTGA